In Anaerobacillus isosaccharinicus, one genomic interval encodes:
- a CDS encoding diguanylate cyclase, whose protein sequence is MFSTNTSLKNVFKLGVAFLVLLIAITNIVPLMIEKKHHEEEIAESLERVITLQHLFIEKWMDERVKDIRTLASAPVVKAADQESMRSFFNTFVDNNHDFAALVYVNKEGLAKLDTNTTEIPNTDLSDRQYFLDGREGKDHISDVLIGRNTGAAVIVFSSPIYDENGFFQGLVLGPVKLDTIVDLMNQLEIGETGETYITDKNGVLITNIRKDNAHLTETEEKKTIVPDLLQKAQRDESIEYYQNYKGVTVLGTYKWTNNGDWLIIGEIEKSEVFKSFYHTMIFLIVVSLIILIITYIFMSVIYQRIQRSIDYVLSGAKLINGGKYTTQIDKEVIKQSPEEFRKLCDVFNEMAATVRNTIDDLETSEEKLREDIVKRKEAEEKLYQANKILNELSRKDGLTSIANRRQFDETFEKEWQSHLRNGKPLSIILFDIDFFKPYNDTYGHQNGDECLKSLSSTVQKILKRPRDLLARYGGEEFVIILPETNVEGATHVAEKVRKGIESLQIAHSTSSISDYITVSVGISTIVPSSHVQSKLLIEKADKALYVAKSSGRNIVRSFE, encoded by the coding sequence TTGTTTTCCACAAATACATCATTGAAAAATGTTTTTAAACTTGGGGTTGCCTTTCTTGTTCTATTAATTGCAATTACAAATATTGTTCCGTTAATGATCGAGAAAAAGCATCATGAAGAAGAAATAGCCGAAAGCTTGGAGAGAGTAATCACGCTTCAACATCTCTTTATTGAAAAGTGGATGGATGAAAGAGTAAAAGATATTCGTACCCTTGCATCAGCACCAGTTGTGAAGGCAGCTGATCAAGAAAGCATGAGATCTTTTTTTAATACGTTTGTCGATAATAATCATGATTTTGCCGCCTTAGTTTATGTCAACAAAGAAGGGTTAGCAAAACTAGATACGAATACAACAGAAATACCTAACACAGATCTTTCAGATCGCCAGTATTTTCTTGATGGAAGAGAAGGGAAAGACCACATTTCTGATGTTCTGATTGGTCGAAATACTGGGGCGGCTGTTATTGTATTCTCTTCGCCAATCTATGATGAGAATGGTTTTTTTCAGGGGTTGGTCCTAGGGCCGGTTAAATTAGACACGATAGTAGATTTAATGAACCAACTCGAGATAGGAGAAACTGGTGAAACTTATATAACCGATAAAAACGGTGTACTTATTACTAATATACGGAAAGATAATGCTCATCTTACAGAAACCGAGGAAAAGAAGACAATCGTTCCCGATTTATTGCAAAAAGCACAAAGGGATGAATCGATAGAATATTACCAAAATTATAAAGGTGTAACGGTTTTAGGTACATACAAATGGACGAATAATGGTGATTGGCTAATTATAGGTGAAATTGAAAAAAGTGAAGTGTTTAAATCTTTTTATCATACGATGATATTTCTAATTGTTGTAAGCTTAATTATTTTGATTATTACTTATATTTTTATGTCAGTTATTTATCAAAGAATACAACGCTCAATTGACTATGTACTAAGTGGTGCGAAATTAATAAATGGTGGAAAATATACAACACAAATAGATAAAGAGGTAATTAAACAAAGTCCAGAGGAATTTAGAAAGTTATGTGATGTTTTTAATGAAATGGCCGCGACAGTACGTAACACGATCGATGACCTTGAAACTTCTGAAGAGAAGTTGAGGGAAGACATAGTAAAGAGAAAAGAAGCAGAAGAAAAACTCTATCAAGCGAATAAAATACTTAACGAACTTTCCAGAAAAGATGGTTTAACCTCTATTGCCAATCGTCGCCAATTCGACGAAACGTTTGAAAAAGAATGGCAAAGTCATTTAAGAAATGGAAAGCCGCTATCAATTATTCTCTTCGATATTGATTTCTTTAAGCCCTATAATGATACTTATGGCCATCAAAATGGTGATGAATGTCTAAAAAGTTTATCGAGTACTGTTCAGAAAATTCTTAAACGGCCAAGAGATTTATTAGCACGCTATGGTGGTGAAGAATTCGTTATTATTTTGCCAGAGACAAATGTAGAGGGAGCAACTCATGTAGCTGAAAAAGTGAGAAAAGGGATTGAGAGTTTACAAATCGCCCATTCTACATCTAGCATTAGTGATTATATTACTGTAAGTGTCGGGATTTCTACGATAGTACCGAGCAGCCATGTTCAATCAAAACTGTTAATTGAAAAAGCTGATAAAGCACTCTATGTTGCTAAAAGTAGTGGTCGAAATATTGTGAGAAGCTTTGAATAG